One window from the genome of Candidatus Poribacteria bacterium encodes:
- a CDS encoding N-6 DNA methylase, whose amino-acid sequence MPDFNIKPTHKPIKNYYTELEKYAQHGAENEGTVRAAFQNLLQHYCHQSNLTLLCEKSLYTPEKRRITPDGEVVDAFGLPHGYWEAKDTQDDLNVEADKKFAAGYPSKNIVIQSPTHALLYQHGRLQLDLDISEPRNLIQVLQTFFTYQEENISAWHTAVSEFKDTVPELGDKLAALIETERQNNPHFQEAFVSFHQQCQTSINPNLSVAAVEEMLIQHLLTERIFRTVFDNPDFTRRNIIAREIENVIDVLTERTLNRSEFLRPLEPFYAAIEKTAATITDFSQKQGFLNTVYEQFFQGFSVKVADTHGIVYTPQPIVDFMVKSVENILQTEFDRSLSDSGVHIIDPFVGTGNFIVRIMQELDPISLERKYTADPPELQCNEVMLLPYYIANLNIEQQFYTATNRYAPYEGICLVDTFEIAEERQLQLFTPANTERVEKQKGTPMFVVIGNPPYNAGQVNENDNNKNRKYETMDQRIADTYAKDSKATLRNALYDPYIKAIRWALDRIGEEGVVAFVTNNNFFSGTAFDGMRKHLAEDCDTIYILDLGGNARKGLKVSDANVFGIRVGVSVNLFVKKKGKPSELPRIFYYRTDDLWAKKQKFDFLNENKHTGGITWESIQPDARYTWFTKGLRSGFNAFIPMGTKEAKAHKGEAVDVLFKTYSNGVKTNRDAWVYNFNRNTLAENMSRMIGNYNTGVAQWGQRTDREANLDDFVVSDETKIKWSSTLKQKLQSGQTAAFTEAKIRRSVYRPFAKYNLYFDRMMTDRVLVFPSIFPTPQTEEENRVICVNVTPERPFTCLLVDCIPNLVVTGGFGSPTQCFPFYTYDEDGTNRRENITDWALAEFRAHYNDDTITKWDIFHYTYGLLHHPDYRETYQANLKRDLPHIPFAKDFWGFAEAGAQLADLHINYESQPEYDKLKFIQTPDVPLNWRVEKMKLSKDKTSLIYNDFLTLGNIPTKAFDYRLGTRSALEWVVDQYRVKTDKRSGIVNDPNRADDPQYIVKLIGKVITVSLEMVDIVNELPALK is encoded by the coding sequence ATGCCAGATTTCAATATCAAACCGACACACAAGCCCATCAAAAACTACTATACTGAACTCGAAAAGTATGCGCAACACGGTGCCGAAAATGAAGGCACCGTCCGTGCTGCATTCCAGAACCTCCTTCAGCACTACTGTCACCAATCCAACCTTACGCTCCTCTGCGAAAAAAGTCTCTACACGCCGGAGAAAAGACGGATAACCCCCGACGGTGAAGTCGTCGACGCCTTCGGCTTACCACACGGCTATTGGGAGGCGAAAGACACCCAGGACGATCTAAACGTTGAAGCGGACAAGAAATTCGCCGCAGGCTATCCCTCGAAAAATATCGTCATCCAGTCTCCCACCCACGCGCTTCTCTATCAGCACGGACGACTGCAGCTGGACCTTGACATCAGCGAACCGAGAAACCTCATTCAAGTGCTCCAGACCTTCTTCACCTATCAGGAAGAGAATATCTCCGCATGGCATACCGCGGTCTCTGAATTCAAAGACACGGTGCCGGAACTCGGTGACAAATTGGCAGCGTTAATCGAAACGGAACGCCAAAACAATCCACATTTTCAGGAAGCATTCGTCAGTTTTCATCAACAGTGTCAAACCTCTATCAATCCGAACCTCTCTGTCGCCGCTGTAGAGGAGATGCTCATCCAGCATCTGTTGACAGAACGTATCTTCCGCACCGTCTTTGATAATCCCGACTTTACACGCCGAAATATTATCGCCCGTGAAATTGAAAATGTTATTGACGTGCTAACCGAGCGGACACTCAACCGCTCTGAATTCCTCCGCCCTTTGGAGCCGTTCTACGCTGCAATTGAGAAAACCGCAGCGACTATCACTGATTTCTCACAGAAACAGGGTTTTCTCAACACCGTCTACGAGCAATTCTTTCAAGGTTTCTCCGTCAAGGTAGCGGATACGCACGGCATCGTCTACACACCGCAGCCAATTGTTGATTTTATGGTGAAAAGTGTAGAAAACATCTTACAGACCGAGTTTGATCGTTCACTTTCGGATAGTGGTGTGCATATTATCGACCCATTCGTCGGCACCGGTAACTTCATCGTCCGCATTATGCAGGAGCTTGATCCCATCTCACTGGAGCGAAAATACACCGCCGATCCGCCGGAACTCCAATGCAACGAAGTAATGCTCCTACCTTACTATATCGCCAATCTCAATATTGAGCAGCAGTTTTACACCGCGACGAACCGCTATGCCCCTTATGAAGGTATCTGTCTGGTAGACACGTTTGAGATTGCAGAGGAACGGCAGCTGCAGCTATTCACCCCTGCCAATACAGAGCGAGTTGAAAAACAGAAGGGGACTCCGATGTTCGTCGTCATCGGCAATCCACCTTACAATGCCGGGCAGGTCAACGAAAACGACAATAACAAAAATCGGAAGTATGAGACGATGGACCAGCGGATTGCGGACACCTATGCAAAAGATTCTAAGGCAACGCTCAGAAATGCGCTTTACGATCCATACATAAAAGCAATTCGGTGGGCGTTGGATAGGATTGGCGAGGAAGGCGTTGTTGCCTTCGTAACGAACAATAACTTTTTCAGTGGTACGGCATTTGATGGCATGCGGAAACACCTCGCCGAAGACTGCGACACAATCTATATCCTCGACTTGGGCGGAAATGCACGAAAAGGGTTAAAAGTCTCCGATGCCAACGTATTCGGGATTCGCGTCGGCGTGAGTGTCAACCTATTTGTGAAGAAAAAGGGAAAACCATCGGAATTGCCGCGTATCTTCTACTATCGTACTGACGATTTGTGGGCTAAAAAACAAAAGTTTGATTTTCTCAATGAAAATAAACACACAGGCGGTATTACGTGGGAATCCATTCAACCCGATGCACGATATACATGGTTCACCAAAGGACTCCGCTCTGGTTTTAATGCCTTTATTCCGATGGGAACCAAGGAAGCAAAAGCCCACAAAGGTGAAGCAGTAGATGTACTTTTCAAAACATATAGCAACGGTGTGAAAACCAATCGTGATGCTTGGGTTTATAACTTCAACCGCAACACACTTGCCGAAAATATGAGTAGAATGATTGGCAATTACAACACAGGGGTTGCTCAGTGGGGACAACGGACAGATCGAGAGGCTAACCTTGATGATTTTGTAGTTTCTGATGAAACAAAAATCAAGTGGAGTTCAACTTTAAAACAGAAGTTGCAGAGCGGTCAAACAGCCGCGTTTACAGAGGCAAAAATCCGACGATCCGTTTATCGACCTTTTGCGAAATATAATCTCTACTTTGATCGAATGATGACTGACCGAGTTCTTGTATTTCCTTCTATTTTCCCTACACCCCAAACTGAAGAGGAAAATCGAGTGATCTGTGTCAATGTGACACCGGAAAGACCTTTTACTTGTCTGTTAGTTGATTGCATTCCTAATCTTGTAGTGACAGGCGGTTTTGGATCTCCGACCCAATGCTTCCCCTTCTACACCTACGATGAGGACGGTACAAACCGACGCGAAAACATCACCGATTGGGCATTGGCAGAGTTTCGAGCGCATTATAACGACGACACAATCACCAAGTGGGACATCTTCCACTATACCTACGGACTCTTACATCATCCCGACTACCGCGAAACATATCAGGCGAACCTCAAACGCGATCTGCCACATATCCCGTTCGCCAAAGATTTCTGGGGATTTGCGGAGGCAGGCGCGCAGTTAGCGGACCTCCACATCAACTACGAATCCCAACCCGAATACGATAAACTGAAGTTCATCCAAACCCCAGATGTGCCGCTTAATTGGCGTGTTGAGAAGATGAAACTCTCCAAAGACAAAACCTCGCTCATCTACAACGACTTCCTGACGCTTGGGAATATTCCCACAAAGGCGTTTGACTATCGGCTCGGTACCCGCTCCGCGTTAGAATGGGTGGTAGATCAGTATCGCGTCAAGACCGACAAACGGAGTGGCATCGTCAACGACCCGAACCGTGCAGACGACCCGCAGTACATCGTCAAGTTGATTGGGAAGGTGATTACGGTGAGCTTGGAGATGGTAGATATTGTTAACGAACTACCTGCCTTAAAGTAG
- a CDS encoding M24 family metallopeptidase, with protein MKITEIQRELAALELDAWLLYDFRGINPIAQNVAGLTGINITRRWFCLIPKQGEPRWLVHRIETSNFVDVPGQVALYAGWEELNGTIQTLLTGIKTVAMEYSPNAEIPYISRVDAGTLEWIRSFGIEVQTSAELAQHMEARLSEAQAEGHQASAHSVLQAKDYAFAWIGSQLRDGKTITEYNVQQEILGQFEAMDLVTDHPPIVAANAKSSDPHYAPSETDTQEIKAGDFILIDLWAKQKELDAVFADTTWVAYAGETVPAKYIEIFDIVKEARDRAVRFIREKWAVDEPIYGYEVDDCVRGYITEKGYGEFFIHRTGHNIGTVIHGNGVNLDNLETRDARALISGVCFSIEPGIYLSDFGVRTEIDVFLAGPGKDGVKVTTAPVQNQILRLL; from the coding sequence ATGAAAATAACAGAGATTCAGCGGGAACTGGCAGCCTTAGAATTAGATGCCTGGCTCCTCTACGATTTCCGTGGGATAAACCCCATCGCACAAAACGTCGCTGGTTTGACAGGGATAAACATAACACGTCGATGGTTCTGTCTTATCCCTAAACAGGGTGAACCTCGATGGCTTGTCCATCGAATTGAGACATCCAATTTTGTTGATGTGCCGGGACAAGTCGCACTTTACGCTGGCTGGGAAGAACTTAACGGCACAATCCAAACCCTGCTTACTGGTATCAAAACAGTTGCGATGGAATATTCACCAAACGCCGAGATTCCGTATATTTCGCGGGTAGATGCTGGCACATTGGAGTGGATCCGTTCGTTCGGGATTGAAGTGCAGACATCTGCGGAACTGGCGCAGCACATGGAAGCACGTCTAAGCGAGGCACAAGCCGAGGGGCATCAAGCCTCTGCACATTCGGTATTGCAAGCGAAAGATTACGCCTTCGCGTGGATCGGTTCGCAGCTGCGTGATGGAAAAACGATTACGGAATATAACGTTCAGCAAGAGATTCTCGGACAATTTGAGGCAATGGACTTGGTCACAGACCACCCGCCGATTGTTGCTGCAAATGCGAAAAGTAGCGACCCGCATTACGCACCCTCCGAAACCGATACCCAAGAGATTAAAGCAGGCGACTTCATCTTAATCGATTTGTGGGCGAAACAGAAAGAGCTGGATGCGGTTTTCGCGGATACGACATGGGTGGCTTATGCAGGGGAAACCGTTCCAGCAAAGTACATTGAGATTTTCGATATTGTCAAGGAAGCAAGGGATAGAGCCGTCCGGTTCATTCGTGAGAAATGGGCTGTTGATGAACCGATTTACGGTTATGAGGTAGACGACTGTGTTCGCGGATATATCACTGAAAAGGGGTATGGAGAATTCTTTATCCACCGCACTGGACACAACATCGGCACCGTTATCCACGGCAACGGCGTAAATTTAGACAACTTAGAGACGCGCGACGCACGGGCACTGATTTCTGGCGTCTGTTTTTCGATTGAACCCGGTATTTACCTTAGCGATTTCGGCGTTCGGACAGAGATCGACGTTTTCTTAGCCGGTCCAGGGAAAGACGGCGTAAAAGTGACAACCGCTCCCGTTCAAAATCAGATATTACGGTTGCTGTGA